In Hypanus sabinus isolate sHypSab1 chromosome 17, sHypSab1.hap1, whole genome shotgun sequence, the following proteins share a genomic window:
- the pop4 gene encoding ribonuclease P protein subunit p29, whose translation MATSSAIKGIIYSRIRADAEDQADVKLPEGKQSAKFVASFLRSSLPQLSPEEVKKYLYKNVTVVGVTTKFKKKKRKAKCLSAKERRELRLFELKPEQQRYELFLPLHELWKQYIRDLCNGLKPQTSTNMIQTKLMKADFHGAIVTVVKSKCPSFVGITGIILQEMKHIFKIITVENKLKVIPKQNNIFSVEIDGFVSYIYGNMFQLRSSERSVKKFKGKGSIDL comes from the exons ATGGCGACCTCCTCTGCGATAAAGG GAATTATATACAGCAGAATCCGTGCTGACGCAGAAGACCAGGCAGATGTGAAG CTTCCAGAAGGCAAACAGTCTGCAAAGTTTGTCGCATCCTTTCTCCGATCCAGTTTACCGCAATTAAGCCCTGAGGAAGTTAAGAAATATTTGTATAAAAATGTTACTGTTGTTGGTGTTACAACAAAGTTCAAGAAAAAGAAGAGGAAAGCAAAGTGTTTGTCTGCTAAAGAAAGGCGGGAATTGAGGCTATTTGAGCTCAAACCAGAACAACAAAG GTATGAATTGTTTCTCCCTCTGCATGAGCTATGGAAACAGTACATTCGAGATCTATGTAATGGCTTGAAACCTCAAAC GTCAACGAATATGATCCAGACAAAGCTGATGAAGGCAGACTTTCATGGGGCCATTGTGACAG TGGTCAAGTCCAAATGCCCCTCTTTTGTAGGGATTACTGGAATTATCCTGCAGGAAATGAAACATATATTCAAGATTATCACTGTGGAAAATAAGCTTAAAG TAATTCCAAAGCAAAATAACATTTTCAGTGTGGAAATCGATGGATTTGTCTCCTATATCTACGGCAATATGTTTCAACTGAGATCAAGTGAACGCTCTGTGAAGAAGTTTAAAGGAAAAGGAAGCATAGACCTTTAA